A genome region from Streptomyces pratensis includes the following:
- a CDS encoding 3' terminal RNA ribose 2'-O-methyltransferase Hen1, with the protein MFLTISTTGTPERPATDLGYLLHKHPDKAQTFSTSHGTAHVFYPEATTERCTAALLLEVDPVALVRRGKGKGRGGAPDAALAQYVNDRPYAASSLLSVAMTTVFKSALNAVCRAMPGRAQEPLPLRIEVPALPARGGAALVHKLFSPLGWTRVDTVAVPLDEQFPEWGDSRYVRLVLEGELRLADALRQLYVLLPVLDDAKHYWVAPDEVDKLLRAGEGWLVGHPEQNLITSRYLSRRWGLMRQAAERLELVRLAETDDLQVESVDNAVDETTDTEEKPVPLAEQRRAAVLEALRATGASRVLDLGCGQGQLVQALLKDVRFTEIVGVDVSMRALTVAGRRLKLDRMGERQAGRVTLRQGALTYTDKQLKGYDAAVLSEVIEHLDLPRLPALEYAVFGSARPRTVLVTTPNVEYNVRWETLPAGHVRHGDHRFEWTREEFRGWADQVAARHGYTVEFVPVGPDDPEVGPPTQMAVFTMTTAPGAHAPGTTAPGTAGSRTAAPGTTAHGTTKEAKAA; encoded by the coding sequence GTGTTCCTGACTATCAGCACGACCGGCACCCCTGAGCGTCCCGCCACCGATCTCGGCTACCTGCTGCACAAGCATCCCGACAAGGCGCAGACGTTCTCCACCTCGCACGGCACCGCCCACGTCTTCTACCCAGAGGCGACCACGGAGCGCTGTACCGCCGCGCTGCTGCTGGAGGTCGATCCGGTGGCGCTGGTGAGGCGCGGCAAGGGGAAGGGCCGGGGCGGAGCCCCCGACGCGGCGCTCGCGCAGTACGTCAACGACCGGCCGTACGCGGCGTCGTCGCTGCTCTCGGTAGCGATGACGACGGTGTTCAAGTCAGCGCTGAACGCGGTGTGCCGGGCGATGCCGGGGCGGGCCCAGGAACCGCTGCCGCTGCGGATCGAGGTGCCCGCACTGCCCGCACGCGGGGGCGCGGCGCTGGTGCACAAGCTCTTCTCGCCGCTCGGCTGGACACGGGTGGACACCGTGGCCGTACCACTGGACGAGCAGTTCCCGGAGTGGGGTGACTCGCGCTACGTCCGCCTGGTGCTGGAGGGGGAGTTGCGGCTCGCGGACGCCTTGCGCCAGCTCTATGTGCTGCTGCCGGTGCTCGACGACGCCAAGCACTACTGGGTCGCCCCCGACGAGGTGGACAAGCTGCTCCGGGCCGGTGAGGGCTGGCTGGTGGGACACCCCGAGCAGAATCTGATCACCAGCCGCTATCTCTCCCGCCGCTGGGGACTCATGCGGCAGGCGGCGGAGCGGCTGGAGCTGGTGCGGCTGGCGGAGACGGACGACCTCCAGGTGGAGAGCGTCGACAACGCGGTGGACGAGACGACCGACACGGAGGAGAAGCCGGTGCCGCTCGCAGAGCAGCGCCGTGCTGCGGTCCTGGAGGCGCTGCGCGCCACCGGGGCGAGCCGGGTCCTCGACCTGGGCTGCGGTCAGGGTCAGTTGGTGCAGGCTCTGCTGAAGGACGTTCGCTTCACCGAGATCGTCGGGGTCGACGTGTCGATGCGGGCCCTGACCGTGGCCGGACGACGGCTGAAGCTGGACCGGATGGGCGAACGGCAGGCCGGGCGGGTCACCCTCCGCCAGGGCGCGCTCACCTACACCGACAAGCAGCTGAAGGGGTACGACGCCGCAGTGCTGAGCGAGGTGATCGAGCACCTCGATCTGCCGCGGCTCCCCGCCCTGGAGTACGCCGTGTTCGGCTCGGCGCGCCCGCGGACCGTACTGGTGACGACGCCCAACGTCGAGTACAACGTCCGCTGGGAGACGCTTCCGGCCGGGCACGTACGCCACGGCGACCACCGCTTCGAGTGGACCAGGGAGGAGTTCCGGGGCTGGGCGGACCAGGTGGCAGCACGCCACGGCTACACGGTGGAGTTCGTCCCCGTCGGACCGGACGACCCCGAGGTGGGACCTCCCACACAGATGGCCGTGTTCACCATGACCACGGCCCCCGGGGCCCACGCCCCCGGGACCACCGCCCCCGGGACGGCTGGGTCCAGGACGGCCGCCCCCGGGACCACTGCCCACGGAACGACGAAGGAGGCTAAGGCCGCATGA